Below is a window of Lagenorhynchus albirostris chromosome 18, mLagAlb1.1, whole genome shotgun sequence DNA.
GGGAGGCGGTCTGGCGGGCGGAGGGAGGGACTTGGGGGCGGGGACGCGGCTACCGTTGCTCCGGGGCTGGACATCCCTGGGCCGGGCTTTTGCACGGAGCCCCAGAGCCCCAGTGCATTTTGCCATCTCGAATAGGAAACTTGAGCGTAGGCATTCCTGGCCAATGGCTGCAAGGAAAGCAAAGGCTTTAAAAAGGCTTGATGACTTAGACGTTAAAGTGAAGTATTGTACAGTTGTGGTTGTATTCCGTAGATCTCCCCTAGGGCCTGTTAAATGAGCTCTAAAGGCTGGATATGTAAATGGTTAGGGAGAGCCCCGCAAAATGATGCTTTAGAAATTCAGAGTCCGGGGAACAGTAGAGAGAAAgttaaaccttttttttcctcttctctctctccctttcaggATCTGGTGAAAAGCCATTTGATGTATGCCGTTAGAGAGGAAGTGGAGGTCCTCAAAGAGCAAATCAAAGAACTAATAGAGAAAAATTCCCAGCTGGAGCAGGAGAACAATCTGCTGAAGACACTGGCCAGTCCCG
It encodes the following:
- the TSC22D1 gene encoding TSC22 domain family protein 1 isoform X5, coding for MDLVKSHLMYAVREEVEVLKEQIKELIEKNSQLEQENNLLKTLASPEQLAQFQAQLQTGSPAASTQPQGTTQPPAQAASQGSGPTA